CGGCAGGCAAGACTGCTCCTCAGGATTCTGCCCATTATCTCCCGTTATCCCGTGTTCGCTCTGAAGGGTGGTACGGCGATCAATTTCTTCGTTCGCGATCTACCCCGGCTTTCAGTCGATATCGACCTGACCTACACGCCGGTCGATGACAGAGAGACAGCTCTTGCGGCGATCAGCAACGCCCTCGGTGACATTGAGAGAGATATTGAACGTATGATCGGGTCCGCGGCGATCGCGCGAAAGACAATTGAAGGAAAGACCCTTGGTCTTGTGGTCCGCGTGGAGGGGATTCTCGTGAAGATCGAGCCTAACCCGGTATTGCGGGGAACGATCTACGAACCGCAGGCGCTGTCGGCAACGCCCCGGGTACAGGATGAATTTGGGATGTCAGTGAGAGCCAAAGTCCTGGCCATGGAAGACCTGTACGGAGGAAAGATCTGCGCGGCTCTCGATCGCCAGCATCCGCGAGACCTCTTTGATGCCAAACTTCTCCTTGAAAATGAAGGCGTGACCGATTCGATAAGGGCATCTTTCATTGTCCACCTGGTTAGCCATGACCGCCCCATGTCAGAACTGCTTGAGCCCACCTTTCAGGACCTGCGACAGATCTATGAGAATGAATTTGAAGGCATGACATTTGTGAAGATCTCGATTGACGAACTCGAAGAGGCAAGGATCC
Above is a genomic segment from Syntrophorhabdus sp. containing:
- a CDS encoding nucleotidyl transferase AbiEii/AbiGii toxin family protein, which produces MNDSPYYRQARLLLRILPIISRYPVFALKGGTAINFFVRDLPRLSVDIDLTYTPVDDRETALAAISNALGDIERDIERMIGSAAIARKTIEGKTLGLVVRVEGILVKIEPNPVLRGTIYEPQALSATPRVQDEFGMSVRAKVLAMEDLYGGKICAALDRQHPRDLFDAKLLLENEGVTDSIRASFIVHLVSHDRPMSELLEPTFQDLRQIYENEFEGMTFVKISIDELEEARIRLVGTIRESLTGKDKDFILSVKRGEPRWECLGIRGIDHLPAVKWKLLNISRMDGKKHRSAILKLERCLDL